Proteins encoded within one genomic window of Rhizobium favelukesii:
- a CDS encoding GNAT family N-acetyltransferase codes for MPIIYRRMTRDEALQSADIIVQAYAKQPWHEEWSTQNAIFRIDELTTTPMCLAVAAFDKERPIGFAFGLPHTSVMGRGIHVAEIAIRPQHQRSGIGSRLLNRLEEEARIMGYVHVWLVSRSTGGVAEYYKSNDYQQSEKLCVYSKKLT; via the coding sequence ATGCCGATCATTTATAGACGCATGACCCGGGACGAGGCGCTACAGAGCGCCGATATCATCGTACAGGCCTACGCCAAGCAGCCCTGGCACGAAGAATGGTCCACCCAGAACGCAATCTTTCGCATAGACGAATTGACGACGACGCCGATGTGCCTGGCTGTCGCAGCGTTCGACAAAGAGCGGCCGATTGGCTTCGCCTTCGGCCTCCCACACACGTCTGTGATGGGTCGCGGGATTCACGTTGCGGAAATAGCGATAAGGCCGCAGCATCAGCGCTCCGGAATCGGTTCCCGCCTATTGAATCGATTGGAGGAGGAAGCGCGCATCATGGGCTACGTGCACGTGTGGCTCGTCTCTCGCAGCACCGGCGGCGTTGCGGAATACTACAAGAGCAATGACTATCAGCAGTCCGAGAAGCTCTGTGTCTACTCGAAAAAACTGACATAG
- a CDS encoding YcaO-like family protein, with amino-acid sequence MTARRRAAYSDRTVSPSETLVRTAPFLADFGITRIARHTGLDNIGIPVWCAYVPNGRSVAIAQGKGLTDDDAKASAVMEALERVVANRPAIPTFRTSAHDLRAAGFAFDTLACLIGRHESDIRLDEPVDWALGKDLLTDREIYVPLDAALLDRTRRNRFWMSSDGLASGNTPQEAILHGVLERIERDAYCLWQIASEADRFARCIDPVSFDDPLVDKLVSKIETAGLAMRLFDMTSDIAVPCVTAVVGPSKRRDGNIRFVEVTGGSGAHPSPVRAAVRAMTEAVQSRITYISGARDDLSQDVFQRPAPAETVRALDAMPVVCSTIAASQRHGVGPHLDEVFNALREREIAPVIALPLTDGALPFHVVKVFIPGLENPEGARARRFGARAIAKAVFS; translated from the coding sequence CTGACCGCGCGTAGACGTGCCGCCTATTCTGACCGCACGGTTTCACCATCCGAAACCCTCGTTCGAACCGCACCATTTCTTGCGGATTTCGGCATAACCCGTATCGCCCGCCACACCGGTCTGGACAACATCGGCATCCCGGTGTGGTGTGCTTATGTCCCAAACGGGCGTTCGGTTGCGATCGCCCAGGGTAAGGGTTTGACGGATGACGACGCTAAGGCTTCGGCCGTCATGGAAGCGTTGGAGCGCGTCGTTGCCAACAGGCCAGCCATTCCAACGTTCCGCACCTCGGCTCATGATCTGCGGGCGGCGGGTTTTGCTTTTGATACGCTTGCCTGCCTGATCGGCCGTCACGAGAGCGATATTCGGCTGGACGAACCGGTTGACTGGGCGCTCGGCAAGGATCTCCTGACTGATCGGGAGATTTATGTTCCCCTCGACGCGGCGCTTCTGGATCGAACGCGCCGCAACCGCTTCTGGATGTCGTCCGATGGCCTCGCCTCCGGCAATACCCCACAGGAGGCCATTTTGCACGGGGTACTCGAGCGTATCGAGCGCGATGCATATTGCCTTTGGCAGATCGCAAGCGAAGCGGATCGGTTCGCGCGTTGTATCGATCCAGTGAGCTTCGATGATCCACTGGTCGATAAACTCGTGTCAAAGATTGAGACGGCGGGGCTGGCCATGCGCCTGTTTGATATGACGAGTGACATTGCCGTTCCCTGTGTCACCGCCGTAGTCGGGCCCTCGAAGCGACGCGACGGCAACATCCGCTTTGTTGAAGTGACAGGCGGCAGCGGCGCGCACCCGTCGCCTGTTCGGGCGGCGGTTCGGGCAATGACCGAGGCGGTTCAATCGAGGATCACCTACATCAGTGGCGCACGCGACGACTTATCGCAGGACGTGTTTCAAAGGCCTGCGCCCGCCGAGACCGTGCGCGCCCTTGATGCCATGCCGGTCGTTTGCAGCACTATTGCGGCCTCACAGCGGCACGGCGTCGGACCGCACCTCGATGAGGTCTTCAATGCTTTGCGCGAGCGAGAAATCGCGCCAGTCATCGCGCTGCCGCTCACCGATGGTGCTCTTCCGTTCCATGTCGTCAAAGTCTTCATTCCCGGGCTCGAAAATCCCGAGGGCGCTCGGGCGCGTCGCTTTGGCGCCCGCGCGATCGCAAAGGCGGTGTTTTCATGA
- a CDS encoding extracellular solute-binding protein, with the protein MCGGKGLGPDPDQGGHRVRNKAITLALAASTIFTLPQLSMAQDTITGDIVGKPDAPNKMVFRMTTDGPRNNEPAYAQGYGKLFNDFIAKRPDWQIELQMMSGDIGQEQARMLEQAKSGQAPDCAAVDSFVLPLFKKAGVLQSFSPYFSKDEIAQLFPFIRDGITGADGNIYAWWWSTDLRVLYRNKEIVPDAPQTWDDLKKAGLSSVKQGMEGILFNGSRYEGTTFDWLANFWAQGGRLVDDQGKPIFGEGENREKFIKAVNYYRDLVESGAAPKRVATLGSYDDFNAAAAAGTTALFVGGNWQYAQLKTALDPEEFAKWSFSPLPGPTADQRSTGTGGWTVAAFSKDPAKIKVCADLAREIYMGPANALQEQLPTRADLYDKYEVFSSEANKTFAAALKVGQARPGAPVYPEISNQIQIMMGKVLTGTQATEAAVDEAFSASLSAFKRS; encoded by the coding sequence ATGTGTGGAGGCAAAGGGCTCGGACCGGATCCTGACCAGGGAGGACATAGGGTGAGGAACAAGGCAATCACGCTTGCGCTTGCTGCCAGCACGATTTTCACGCTGCCGCAGCTCAGTATGGCTCAAGACACCATCACAGGTGACATCGTCGGCAAACCCGATGCGCCAAACAAGATGGTTTTCCGCATGACCACGGATGGCCCGCGCAACAACGAACCGGCTTATGCGCAAGGCTATGGCAAACTGTTCAACGACTTCATTGCCAAGCGTCCCGATTGGCAAATCGAGCTGCAGATGATGTCCGGCGACATCGGGCAGGAACAGGCGCGCATGCTCGAACAGGCCAAGTCGGGTCAGGCTCCGGACTGTGCAGCGGTCGACTCCTTCGTTCTGCCGCTGTTTAAGAAGGCCGGCGTGCTTCAATCCTTCTCGCCCTATTTCAGCAAGGATGAGATCGCTCAACTGTTTCCGTTTATCCGTGACGGCATAACTGGCGCCGATGGCAACATCTACGCGTGGTGGTGGTCGACGGATCTGCGTGTCCTCTATCGCAATAAGGAAATCGTTCCGGATGCTCCCCAGACATGGGATGACCTGAAGAAGGCGGGATTATCATCGGTCAAACAGGGCATGGAAGGCATTCTGTTCAATGGTAGCCGCTACGAAGGAACGACCTTTGACTGGCTGGCGAATTTCTGGGCACAGGGCGGCAGGCTGGTCGACGACCAGGGTAAGCCAATCTTCGGCGAAGGCGAAAACCGCGAGAAGTTCATCAAGGCTGTCAACTACTATCGCGATCTGGTTGAATCGGGAGCGGCGCCGAAGCGGGTCGCGACGCTTGGCAGCTACGACGACTTCAATGCTGCCGCGGCGGCGGGCACGACGGCACTTTTCGTCGGCGGCAACTGGCAATATGCCCAGTTGAAGACGGCTCTCGATCCGGAAGAGTTCGCGAAGTGGAGTTTCTCTCCGCTTCCCGGACCGACGGCGGATCAGCGCTCGACCGGTACGGGTGGCTGGACCGTCGCCGCGTTCAGCAAAGACCCGGCCAAGATCAAGGTCTGCGCTGACCTTGCCCGCGAGATCTATATGGGGCCGGCCAATGCGCTGCAGGAGCAACTGCCCACACGCGCTGACCTCTATGACAAGTACGAGGTGTTTTCGAGCGAGGCAAACAAGACATTTGCTGCCGCCCTCAAGGTTGGTCAGGCAAGGCCCGGGGCGCCGGTCTATCCCGAGATCTCGAACCAGATCCAGATCATGATGGGCAAGGTGTTGACAGGCACACAGGCGACCGAAGCCGCCGTGGACGAGGCTTTCAGCGCTTCGCTCAGCGCCTTCAAGCGAAGCTGA
- a CDS encoding TfuA-like protein — protein MKVVFVGPSLSDAAVLVGDEVTICPPAVQGDVLAAVQKGARVIGIIDGGFEYTAPVWHKEILYALSRQVRVFGGASMGALRAAECGIFGMVGVGRIYGEYATGATVDDADVALLHGPIELAYKALTVPLVNVRATLDALENRQMLRHEHRVELEIAAGNLFFKMRTWSAIVASADVSADKQSLLSLLRSNEVDQKRADALAVLDAVLLADDHPPSPSERAWQFNETFVLSQKQ, from the coding sequence ATGAAAGTCGTGTTTGTCGGGCCGAGCCTTTCTGATGCAGCCGTTCTCGTCGGTGATGAGGTCACCATATGCCCGCCTGCCGTTCAAGGCGACGTGCTGGCGGCCGTACAAAAGGGTGCGCGGGTGATCGGTATCATCGATGGCGGCTTCGAATATACAGCGCCCGTCTGGCACAAGGAAATTCTCTATGCACTTTCGCGACAGGTCCGCGTGTTCGGGGGTGCGAGCATGGGCGCGCTACGTGCTGCCGAATGTGGGATTTTCGGTATGGTCGGCGTTGGCCGCATCTACGGCGAGTATGCGACGGGGGCGACTGTCGACGACGCAGATGTAGCGCTGCTGCATGGACCGATCGAGTTAGCATATAAGGCGTTGACCGTTCCATTGGTCAATGTCAGGGCGACACTCGATGCGTTGGAGAACCGCCAGATGCTCAGGCATGAGCATCGCGTGGAGCTCGAAATAGCTGCGGGAAATTTGTTCTTCAAGATGCGGACCTGGAGCGCGATCGTGGCAAGTGCGGATGTTTCGGCAGATAAGCAGTCGTTGTTGTCGCTGCTGCGATCGAACGAGGTCGATCAGAAGCGGGCCGACGCTCTCGCCGTTCTTGATGCGGTTCTTTTGGCAGACGATCACCCCCCATCCCCGAGCGAACGAGCGTGGCAATTCAACGAGACCTTTGTCTTGTCGCAAAAGCAATAA